One segment of Panicum virgatum strain AP13 chromosome 1K, P.virgatum_v5, whole genome shotgun sequence DNA contains the following:
- the LOC120640504 gene encoding LRR receptor kinase SERL2-like, whose product MGMVLAASSLVLLLFFSACRPASGLLSPKGVNYEVQALMMIKNYLKDPHGVLKNWDQDSVDPCSWTMVTCSPENLVTGLEAPSQNLSGILSPSIGNLTNLETVLLQNNNINGLIPAEIGKLTKLKTLDLSSNHFSGEIPSSVGHLESLQYLRLNNNTLSGAFPSSSANLSHLIFLDLSYNNLSGPIPGSLTRTFNIVGNPLICTATMEQDCYGSLPMPMSYSLNNTQGTLMPEKAKSHKVAIAFGATTGCISLLFLAVGLLFWLRHRRNQQTLFSVDEQHIENVNLGNMKRFLFRELQAATENFSSKNILGKGGFGIVYRGQLPDGTLVAVKRLKDGIAAGGEAQFQTEVEMISLAVHRNLLRLYGFCMTASERLLVYPYMSNGSVALRLKGKPPLDWITRKRIALGAARGLLYLHEQCDPKIIHRDVKAANILLDDCCEAIVGDFGLAKLLDHRESHVTTAVRGTVGHIAPEYLSTGQSSEKTDVFGFGILLLELITGQTALEFGKSSNQKGAMLDWVKKMHQEKQLDILVDKGLGSKYDRIELEEMVQVALLCTQFLPGHRPKMSEVVRMLEGDGLAERWEASQHTDSHKFKVPEFTFSRCYSDLTDDSSLLVQAVELSGPR is encoded by the exons ATGGGGATGGTTCTTGCTGCTTCCTCCCTGGTGCTGCTCTTGTTCTTCTCTGCTTGCAGGCCGGCAAGTGGCCTCCTCTCCCCCAAGGGCGTAAACTATGAAG TTCAAGCTCTCATGATGATCAAGAACTACCTCAAGGATCCTCATGGCGTGCTGAAGAACTGGGACCAAGACTCTGTGGATCCTTGCAGCTGGACCATGGTCACTTGCTCTCCGGAGAACCTTGTTACGGGCCT AGAAGCACCAAGCCAGAATCTTTCTGGCATTCTCTCCCCAAGCATAGGGAATTTGACCAACCTTGAGACAGT GCTTCTGCAGAATAACAACATAAATGGGTTAATCCCAGCAGAGATTGGCAAGCTAACAAAACTCAAGACGCTTGATCTCTCCAGCAACCACTTCTCTGGTGAAATCCCAAGCTCTGTGGGCCACCTGGAAAGCCTTCAGTATTT GAGGCTTAACAACAACACACTATCGGGTGCCTTCCCGTCATCATCAGCTAATTTATCACACCTTATTTTCTT ggATCTGTCCTACAATAATCTGAGTGGTCCAATCCCAGGGTCCCTGACAAGGACATTCAA CATTGTAGGGAATCCACTGATCTGTACAGCAACCATGGAACAAGATTGTTATGGGTCTTTACCTATGCCAATGTCTTACAGCCTTAATAACACGCAGG GTACTCTGATGCCTGAGAAAGCTAAAAGCCATAAAGTTGCAATTGCATTTGGTGCTACAACTGGCTGCATCAGCCTACTCTTCCTTGCCGTTGGattgttgttctggttgaggCATAGGCGAAACCAGCAGACTCTTTTCAGTGTTGATG AACAACACATAGAGAACGTCAACCTTGGAAACATGAAGCGGTTTCTATTCAGAGAGCTGCAGGCTGCAACAGAAAACTTCAGCAGCAAGAACATATTAGGAAAAGGTGGCTTTGGAATTGTTTACCGAGGGCAGCTCCCAGATGGAACTCTTGTAGCTGTCAAGAGGCTCAAAGATGGTATCGCTGCAGGCGGGGAAGCGCAGTTTCAGACTGAAGTCGAGATGATCAGCTTGGCAGTGCACAGGAACCTCCTCAGACTCTACGGATTCTGCATGACAGCCAGTGAGAGGCTACTGGTCTATCCATACATGTCGAATGGGAGTGTTGCTCTGCGCCTGAAAG GGAAGCCGCCACTAGACTGGATCACCAGAAAGAGGATAGCACTTGGGGCAGCAAGAGGCCTACTGTACCTGCACGAGCAATGTGATCCCAAGATCATCCACAGAGATGTTAAGGCAGCAAACATACTGCTAGATGACTGTTGTGAAGCCATTGTCGGGGATTTTGGGCTTGCAAAGCTTCTAGACCACCGTGAATCACATGTTACCACAGCTGTGCGGGGAACTGTCGGCCACATAGCTCCTGAGTACCTCTCCACTGGCCAGTCATCTGAGAAAACCGACGTCTTTGGTTTCGGAATCCTGTTGCTGGAGCTGATCACCGGTCAGACTGCATTGGAATTTGGAAAGTCGTCAAATCAGAAGGGAGCTATGTTAGACTGG GTGAAGAAGATGCACCAAGAGAAACAGCTGGACATTCTTGTCGACAAGGGCCTGGGGAGTAAATATGACCGCATTGAGTTGGAGGAGATGGTGCAAGTGGCACTCCTATGCACCCAGTTCCTACCTGGCCACAGGCCCAAGATGTCAGAGGTGGTCAGGATGCTTGAAGGCGATGGGCTCGCAGAGCGATGGGAGGCATCACAGCACACCGACTCACACAAATTCAAGGTGCCCGAGTTCACCTTCAGCCGCTGCTACTCTGACCTGACGGACGACTCGTCACTGCTGGTGCAGGCAGTGGAGCTCTCTGGGCCAAGATGA